The archaeon BMS3Bbin15 genome contains the following window.
TTTAACTTCTTTTCCTGATGGAATTGAGTATCTACCCAGAGCTCTTGAAAAGGCACTTGGAGATAGTGTGAGGTTGAATACGGGGGTTACACGGGTTGAGAGTAGAGATGGCAGATATATTGTAGCCTATGATGGAGAACAGGGACCTGGTGCTCTTGAGGTGGATGGAGTTGTTGTAGCTACCCCAGCATATACTGCAGCAGACATTATGAAGTATATGGATGAGAAGATTACATCTTATCTTGAGGAAATACCATATACAAAGCTTGCCTTAATCTGTTTTGGATATGATAGGAGTAAAATAAATCATGACCTGAAGGGTTTTGGTTTTCTCGTGCCATTTGAAGAGAATAAGACAATTCTCGGCTGTCTATGGGATTCAAGTATGTTTAACTACAGGGCACCTGAGGGAAAGGTGCTGCTTCGAATGATGGTTGGTGGAGCAAGGGCAGAAGATAAGGCTATGCTGAGCGATGATGATTTGATTGAGGCTGTGAAGCAGGATTTAAGAGATAGCATGGGAATTGGAGCACAACCAGAGTTTATAAAGATATACAGGCATAGAAAGGCAATACCCCAGTATAATGTTGGCCACAGCAATATTCTTGACAGGCTTGACGGAAGGCTGGAGGAGTATAAGGGAATGTTCCTGACTGGCAGTGCATACAGAGGTGTGGGAATAAATGACTGTGTTAATAATGCCAGAATAACTGCCGAGAAGGTTGTAAACTATATTAAATAATTCAGGCCTTCTTTAGCATTCTCTGGC
Protein-coding sequences here:
- the hemY gene encoding protoporphyrinogen oxidase codes for the protein MKNIVVIGGGISGLTTAFYIKKLSRAAGREVTVTLFESSGRVGGKIWSDKQNGYLCEVGANGFLDNKPFTLELCDELGIEDKLLPSNENARSRFIYINGKLRELPSGTLGFVFSDILSLKGKLRIALEIFTKSAEGEDETIADFVKRHLGEESLRNLVSPMVSGVFAGDPYRMSLKSAFPVMHQLEREGNGSLIRAAIGRMKKAKEMKKKAELEQKKRIYKSGGAAGPGGVLTSFPDGIEYLPRALEKALGDSVRLNTGVTRVESRDGRYIVAYDGEQGPGALEVDGVVVATPAYTAADIMKYMDEKITSYLEEIPYTKLALICFGYDRSKINHDLKGFGFLVPFEENKTILGCLWDSSMFNYRAPEGKVLLRMMVGGARAEDKAMLSDDDLIEAVKQDLRDSMGIGAQPEFIKIYRHRKAIPQYNVGHSNILDRLDGRLEEYKGMFLTGSAYRGVGINDCVNNARITAEKVVNYIK